In the genome of Cydia strobilella chromosome Z, ilCydStro3.1, whole genome shotgun sequence, one region contains:
- the LOC134754116 gene encoding pre-rRNA-processing protein TSR2 homolog gives MLYDQFKPLVDLVLNNWTALQLAVEQGLGAPGGEKTAQLMSVYVARYCVENIVDIENVTEVLEDLMDEEFETACHDNSPKEVATLLLQYLALLKEGRQEELQARVAAMPTCRKWLNQPACCKSIPPQSHGNPDDDTTSSSDEDDLSNKPLNGKGSSLNYNTEPEVVDKEKGPVRTVVRTRRKKEAEYLGCFILAAYSAAVPADLTVRLKWDGANVLTHVASHKRHRPLCHGTNVRPSGLLHPCGTTLEGPKRKEYWPTPKPCG, from the exons atgttGTATGACCAGTTTAAACCACTTGTAGACCTCGTATTGAACAATTGGACAGCATTACAGTTGGCAGTAGAACAGGGCCTGGGTGCACCGGGTGGTGAAAAG ACTGCCCAACTCATGTCAGTTTACGTCGCCCGGTACTGCGTGGAAAACATAGTAGATATTGAAAATGTTACTGAAGTGCTAGAAGACTTGATGGACGAAGAGTTCGAAACTGCCTGCCATGATAATTCACCCAAAG AGGTGGCAACATTACTCCTACAATACCTGGCACTGCTCAAAGAGGGTAGACAAGAAGAACTGCAAGCAAGAGTTGCTGCTATGCCTACATGTCGAAAATGGCTAAATCAGCCAGCTTGTTGTAAATCTATTCCACCACAG AGTCACGGCAATCCGGATGATGACACTACTAGCAGCAGCGATGAAGATGACCTTTCAAACAAACCATTGAATGGCAAAGGATCTTCATTAAACTACAACACCGAACCTGAAGTAGTGGACAAAGAGAAAGGGCCAGTTCGGACTGTAGTGAGAACCAGAAGAAAAAAGGA GGCAGAGTACTTGGGATGCTTCATTTTGGCGGCATACTCCGCGGCAGTACCAGCAGACCTGACAGTGAGACTCAAGTGGGACGGCGCAAATGTACTCACGCACGTTGCATCCCACAAGAGGCATCGTCCCCTCTGCCATGGAACCAATGTCAGACCATCAGGCCTCTTGCATCCGTGCGGCACAACCCTGGAGGGTCCAAAACGCAAGGAATATTGGCCGACACCAAAGCCCTGCGGATGA